The DNA sequence TCATCGTGACCTTGTCAGGGCGCTGGAATTCGAGGATGGGCATGGTTGGTGATCGTTGTTCGTTCTTGGTTTCGGTCGTCGTACGTCAGTCCTCCTGGGCGGTCCGTTCCCAGCGGCCTGACGACCACCGCTGGGACCGCATGGCTCTTACTTGCTGTACAATTCCACGATGAGCTGCTCGCGGATGTTCTCCGGGATCTGGGCGCGCTCGGGCATGGCCACGAACTTGCCGGTCATGGAGCCCTGCTCCCACACCAGCCAATCGAAGCGGTTGCTGTTGGTGGAGAGGCTGTTGGTGATGGACTCCAGCGAACGGCTCTTCTCGCGCACGGCCACGGTCTGTCCGGGGCGCAGGCTGTAGCTGGGCACGTTCACCACCTGGCCGTCCACGGTGATGTGGCCATGGCTCACCAGTTGACGGGCGGCGCGCCGCGTGGGGGCGATGCCCAGGCGGAACACGGTGTTGTCCAGACGCGCTTCGCAGAGCTGCAGCAGCACCTCGCCGGTGATGCCCTTCTTGCTGGCCGCGCGGTGGAACATGAGCTCGAACTGGCGCTCGAGCACGCCGTAGGTGTATTTCGCCTTCTGCTTCTCGCGCAGCTGCACGGCGTATTCGCTCTCCTTGCGGCGGCGGCGGGCATTGGGGCCATGCTGCCCGGGGGAGTGGGGCTTGCGCTCCATCCACTTGTCCGGGCC is a window from the Flavobacteriales bacterium genome containing:
- the rpsD gene encoding 30S ribosomal protein S4 — translated: MARYTGPKTRIARKFGEAILGPDKWMERKPHSPGQHGPNARRRRKESEYAVQLREKQKAKYTYGVLERQFELMFHRAASKKGITGEVLLQLCEARLDNTVFRLGIAPTRRAARQLVSHGHITVDGQVVNVPSYSLRPGQTVAVREKSRSLESITNSLSTNSNRFDWLVWEQGSMTGKFVAMPERAQIPENIREQLIVELYSK